From a single Streptomyces sp. NBC_00377 genomic region:
- a CDS encoding potassium-transporting ATPase subunit C: MNNSLTRTVRLLGAGLRALLVLTLVTGVIYPLVVTGIAQGLFRSQANGSEIKADGKVVGSSLIGQSYNLPLKKGQETPEPDLKWFQGRPQNGLGTNSVNTRYKLILSGATNRAADNKDLIDWVTAAKKAVVQDNSTADYTVRPSDVPADAVTSSGSGLDPDISPQYADLQVHRIAERNGLSVARVRKLVVEHTDGRTLGFLGEPRVNVLELNIALKDLVAKG; this comes from the coding sequence ATGAACAACTCACTGACCAGGACGGTCCGGTTGCTCGGGGCGGGCCTGCGCGCCCTTCTCGTGCTGACCCTCGTGACCGGCGTCATCTACCCGCTGGTCGTCACCGGCATCGCCCAAGGGCTGTTCCGCAGTCAGGCGAACGGTTCCGAGATCAAGGCGGACGGCAAGGTCGTCGGCTCCTCACTCATCGGCCAGTCGTACAACCTGCCGCTGAAGAAGGGCCAGGAGACCCCGGAACCCGACCTGAAGTGGTTCCAGGGTCGCCCGCAGAACGGCCTCGGCACCAACAGCGTCAACACCCGGTACAAGCTGATCCTGTCCGGCGCCACCAACCGGGCCGCCGACAACAAGGACCTGATCGACTGGGTCACCGCTGCCAAGAAGGCCGTCGTCCAGGACAACTCGACGGCCGACTACACGGTCCGCCCCTCCGATGTCCCCGCCGACGCCGTCACCTCCTCCGGCTCCGGCCTGGACCCCGACATCTCCCCGCAGTATGCGGACCTCCAGGTGCACCGGATCGCCGAGAGGAACGGGCTGTCCGTCGCCCGGGTCCGGAAGCTGGTCGTCGAGCACACCGACGGCCGCACCCTGGGCTTCCTCGGGGAGCCCCGGGTAAACGTCCTGGAGCTCAACATCGCGCTCAAGGATCTCGTGGCGAAGGGCTGA
- a CDS encoding SGNH/GDSL hydrolase family protein: MTSPHPYTRYTAIGDSLTEGLGDPDPAGGHRGWADRLAEILAEHQPGLSYANLAVRGKTAAQIRAEQLAPALELRPDLVTVMAGMNDLVRSGFDAGAVIADIEEMFARLTESGARVATVTFPDLGKVSPLARRVLPRIVDLNARLRAAAERHGVVVLDVYAHPVTTDPRLWADDRLHASPLGHARIASGMAHALGLPGHDTWAEPLSVQPPVPMWRAVGAEVRWAVDFLGPWLWRRLRGRSSGDGCSAKRPQPGPVTQQSAA, from the coding sequence ATGACCTCCCCGCATCCCTATACGCGTTACACAGCGATCGGCGACAGCCTGACGGAGGGCCTCGGCGATCCCGACCCGGCCGGCGGCCACCGCGGTTGGGCCGACCGGCTCGCGGAGATCCTGGCGGAGCACCAGCCCGGCCTGTCGTACGCCAACCTCGCCGTGCGCGGGAAGACCGCCGCGCAGATCAGGGCCGAACAACTGGCCCCCGCGTTGGAGTTGCGGCCTGACCTGGTGACCGTGATGGCCGGTATGAACGACCTGGTGCGCTCGGGCTTCGACGCCGGGGCGGTCATCGCGGACATCGAGGAGATGTTCGCCCGCCTCACCGAGTCGGGCGCCCGCGTCGCCACGGTGACCTTCCCGGACCTGGGGAAGGTTTCCCCGCTCGCGCGCCGCGTGCTCCCCCGGATCGTCGACCTCAATGCCCGGCTGCGTGCCGCCGCCGAACGGCACGGCGTCGTCGTCCTGGACGTCTACGCGCACCCCGTCACCACCGACCCCCGCCTGTGGGCCGACGACCGACTGCACGCGAGCCCGCTGGGCCATGCGCGGATCGCCTCCGGCATGGCCCACGCGCTCGGCCTGCCGGGCCACGACACCTGGGCCGAGCCGCTGTCCGTGCAGCCTCCCGTCCCGATGTGGAGGGCCGTCGGCGCCGAGGTGCGTTGGGCGGTGGACTTCCTCGGCCCCTGGCTGTGGCGGCGGCTGCGCGGACGCTCGTCGGGAGACGGCTGCTCGGCGAAGAGGCCCCAGCCGGGGCCGGTGACACAGCAGAGCGCGGCCTGA
- a CDS encoding TerD family protein → MITLTKEDGPADLDGVTHLSIGVSWDPTAGSSGGVLGKLRRKTGTDLDLIAVAMQGGDPVRLAGLDSLDPMGNGSLVHSGDNQTGHGDGDDETVTVEFARIPPNITSIVFVAAAYKKGSSFQKARNISFKVYDATGGNSQQVADIWPSLLTQDNGCAVAKAMRVGGSWKLEVINVTGKLKQGDEHALMRFAVSK, encoded by the coding sequence ATGATCACCCTCACCAAGGAAGACGGCCCGGCCGACCTGGACGGAGTGACCCACCTGTCCATCGGGGTGTCCTGGGACCCCACCGCCGGCAGCAGCGGCGGGGTGCTGGGCAAACTCCGCCGCAAGACCGGCACCGACCTCGACCTGATCGCCGTCGCGATGCAGGGCGGCGACCCGGTGCGCCTCGCGGGTCTCGACTCTCTCGACCCCATGGGCAATGGTTCCCTGGTGCACAGCGGCGACAACCAGACCGGGCACGGGGACGGGGACGACGAGACGGTGACCGTCGAGTTCGCGCGGATACCGCCCAACATCACGTCGATCGTGTTCGTGGCCGCCGCGTACAAGAAGGGCAGTTCCTTCCAGAAAGCGCGCAACATCAGCTTCAAGGTCTACGACGCGACCGGGGGCAACTCCCAGCAGGTGGCCGACATCTGGCCGAGCCTGCTCACCCAGGACAACGGCTGTGCCGTGGCCAAGGCGATGCGGGTCGGCGGCAGTTGGAAACTCGAAGTGATCAACGTGACGGGCAAGCTCAAGCAGGGTGACGAGCACGCCCTGATGCGTTTCGCCGTCAGTAAGTAG
- a CDS encoding amino acid transporter, with product MTDVDDLAAVDVVEDPAVPERRGGALARWLLRHRVQAVDPAAETGAGESHAWWKVMCLTGVDYFSSLAYVPAIAALAAGAVSPLATLLLVVLTLLGMLPMYRRVAGESPHGAGSVAMLEDLLPFWRGKLFVLVLLGFVVTSWIITITLSAADASVHMVESSYAPQSLHGHEVVITVALLVLLGGVFLLGFSEAVSVAIPLVAVFLALNAVTICVGLVDVFTSPDAFSAWTGALTEGRGFGDLAGPALLAFPLLVLGLSGFETGVSMMPLISASGENSEQRLKSRIRNARRLLTTAALVMSVYLLAASFVTTVLIPHKEFEAGGAANGRALAWLAHEHVGEAFGTAYDISTILILWFAGASAMAGLVNIVPRYLPGYGMAPEWGRAVRPVVLVYTALCVIITIVFDADIDAQAGAYATGILAMMVSGAFAVTVSALRRRQRTLAVGFAVLTAVLLYALMANIIDKPDGITISAMFIVGIITISLISRISRTTELRADKIVFDEAARRFITDTLAHDNAINIIANRRQAGDGAEYADKEREQRATNPVPGLADILFLEIDVVDPSDFSETLTVRGVEIDGHRILRADAPAAPNAIATILLTLHEKTGVQPHCYFAWAEGSPLTHMFRYFLLGRGDTAPLTREIIRQHQPDPARRPGIHVAG from the coding sequence ATGACCGACGTGGACGATCTGGCCGCTGTGGACGTGGTGGAGGATCCTGCCGTACCGGAGCGCCGAGGTGGCGCTCTGGCGCGGTGGTTGCTGCGTCACCGGGTGCAGGCGGTCGATCCGGCCGCGGAGACGGGCGCCGGCGAGTCGCATGCCTGGTGGAAGGTGATGTGCCTGACGGGTGTCGACTACTTCTCCAGCCTGGCCTACGTCCCCGCCATCGCCGCCCTCGCGGCCGGTGCGGTCTCACCCCTGGCCACTCTGCTGCTCGTGGTGCTGACCTTGCTGGGGATGCTTCCGATGTACCGGCGGGTGGCCGGCGAGAGTCCGCACGGGGCCGGTTCGGTGGCGATGCTCGAGGACCTGCTGCCGTTCTGGCGGGGCAAGCTGTTCGTCCTGGTCCTGCTCGGGTTCGTGGTGACCTCATGGATCATCACGATCACCCTGTCCGCGGCCGATGCTTCCGTGCACATGGTGGAGAGCTCCTACGCCCCGCAGAGCCTCCACGGGCACGAGGTCGTCATCACCGTGGCGCTCCTGGTACTCCTCGGCGGGGTGTTCCTGCTCGGCTTCAGCGAGGCCGTGAGCGTGGCCATCCCGCTGGTCGCCGTCTTCCTGGCGCTCAACGCCGTGACCATCTGCGTCGGCCTGGTGGATGTGTTCACCAGCCCGGACGCCTTCTCGGCGTGGACCGGCGCGCTCACCGAAGGCCGGGGGTTCGGTGACCTGGCGGGCCCGGCTCTGCTTGCCTTCCCGCTGCTGGTGCTGGGGCTTTCCGGCTTCGAGACCGGGGTGAGCATGATGCCGCTCATCTCCGCCTCGGGTGAGAACTCCGAACAGCGGCTCAAGTCCCGCATCCGCAACGCCCGCAGGCTGCTCACGACGGCCGCCCTCGTCATGAGCGTCTACCTGCTGGCCGCCAGTTTCGTGACCACCGTCCTCATTCCGCACAAGGAGTTCGAGGCGGGTGGCGCGGCCAACGGCCGGGCCCTGGCCTGGCTGGCCCACGAACACGTCGGGGAGGCGTTCGGCACTGCCTACGACATCAGCACGATCCTGATCCTGTGGTTCGCAGGCGCCTCCGCTATGGCGGGACTCGTGAACATCGTCCCGCGCTACCTTCCCGGTTACGGCATGGCCCCCGAATGGGGCCGCGCGGTGCGCCCCGTCGTCCTGGTCTACACCGCCCTGTGCGTCATCATCACCATCGTGTTCGACGCCGACATCGACGCCCAGGCCGGCGCCTACGCCACCGGCATCCTGGCCATGATGGTCTCCGGCGCCTTCGCCGTCACCGTCTCCGCCCTGCGCCGTCGCCAACGCACCCTGGCCGTGGGATTCGCCGTCCTGACCGCCGTGCTGCTCTACGCGCTGATGGCCAACATCATCGACAAGCCGGACGGCATCACCATCTCCGCGATGTTCATCGTCGGCATCATCACCATCTCGCTGATCTCCCGCATCTCACGCACCACCGAACTGCGCGCCGACAAAATCGTTTTCGACGAAGCCGCCCGCCGGTTCATCACCGACACCCTCGCCCACGACAACGCCATCAACATCATCGCCAACCGCCGCCAGGCCGGGGACGGCGCCGAGTACGCGGACAAGGAACGCGAGCAGCGTGCCACCAACCCCGTTCCCGGTCTCGCGGACATCCTGTTCCTGGAGATCGACGTGGTCGACCCCTCCGACTTCAGCGAAACCCTCACCGTCCGGGGTGTGGAGATCGACGGGCACCGGATCCTGCGGGCCGATGCCCCCGCCGCACCGAACGCCATCGCCACGATCCTCCTCACCCTGCACGAGAAGACCGGCGTCCAGCCGCACTGCTACTTCGCCTGGGCCGAGGGCAGTCCCCTGACCCACATGTTCCGCTACTTCCTCCTGGGCCGCGGCGACACCGCCCCCCTCACCCGCGAGATCATCCGCCAACACCAGCCCGACCCCGCCCGGCGCCCCGGCATCCACGTCGCGGGTTGA
- a CDS encoding MFS transporter, with amino-acid sequence MWPLYAAGFTTAFGAHGIAASLGGHSKDAVTSLMVLGGLLALYDGAEVVLKPLFGTLADRVGARPVLLGGLVAFAAASGAYVVADSPGWLWAARLGQGAAASAFSPSASALVARLNPAAKHGRAFGSYGFCKSVGYTLGPLLGGVLVWAGGLRLLFTVLAVLGAAVAVWCALAVPAVPPLPRARQTVLDLARRLVDPAFLAPTAALAAATAALSVGVGFLPVSGRTAGLGTVATGAAVSVLAACAAVVQLRAGRALDDGRLTTRSGLTAGLLLAAAGLGCAALPGLTGILTGATLIGVGTGLITPLGFAALAASTPAERLGQTMGAAELGRELGDAGGPLLVAAVATATTLTHGYAALAVLLAVGPVIGRVHRHRSG; translated from the coding sequence ATGTGGCCGCTGTACGCGGCGGGCTTCACCACCGCGTTCGGCGCGCATGGAATCGCCGCCAGTCTCGGCGGCCACTCCAAGGACGCCGTCACCTCACTGATGGTGCTCGGCGGTCTGCTGGCGCTGTACGACGGCGCCGAGGTGGTGCTGAAGCCGCTGTTCGGCACGCTCGCCGACCGCGTCGGCGCCCGGCCCGTGCTGCTCGGCGGCCTCGTCGCCTTCGCCGCCGCCTCCGGGGCGTACGTCGTCGCGGACAGCCCTGGCTGGCTGTGGGCGGCCCGCCTCGGCCAGGGCGCCGCGGCCTCCGCCTTCTCTCCCTCCGCCTCCGCCCTGGTCGCCCGGCTCAATCCGGCCGCCAAGCACGGCCGTGCCTTCGGGTCGTACGGCTTCTGCAAGTCCGTGGGCTACACGCTGGGCCCACTGCTCGGCGGGGTCCTGGTCTGGGCCGGGGGCCTGCGGCTGCTGTTCACCGTCCTTGCGGTGCTCGGCGCGGCGGTCGCCGTCTGGTGCGCCCTCGCCGTGCCCGCGGTGCCGCCGCTCCCCCGGGCCCGGCAGACGGTGCTGGACCTGGCCCGGCGGCTGGTCGACCCGGCGTTCCTCGCGCCGACGGCGGCCCTCGCCGCGGCGACCGCGGCCCTCTCGGTCGGCGTGGGCTTCCTCCCCGTCTCCGGTCGGACGGCCGGTCTGGGGACCGTGGCCACGGGGGCGGCCGTGTCGGTGCTCGCCGCCTGTGCAGCCGTGGTCCAGCTCCGGGCGGGGCGGGCTTTGGACGACGGACGGCTGACAACCCGTTCGGGCCTCACCGCGGGTTTGCTGCTGGCGGCCGCCGGGCTGGGCTGCGCGGCGCTTCCCGGTCTGACCGGCATCCTGACCGGGGCGACTCTGATCGGCGTAGGAACCGGTCTGATCACTCCGCTCGGCTTCGCCGCCCTCGCCGCGTCCACTCCCGCCGAACGCCTCGGCCAGACCATGGGCGCCGCCGAGCTCGGCCGCGAACTCGGGGACGCGGGCGGGCCGTTGCTCGTCGCCGCCGTGGCCACGGCGACCACCCTCACGCACGGGTACGCGGCGCTGGCCGTGCTGCTCGCCGTCGGTCCGGTCATCGGCCGGGTACACCGTCACCGCAGCGGTTGA
- a CDS encoding erythromycin esterase family protein, translating to MTRRKAVIIPSVLLSLCAVAVATPAIADTAHESSPTPIPVSPVSASGQHADSVVAAIERSAHTLRSTEPTGSLRDLDALGRMVRSAEVVGLGEATHGSQDFFRMKHRVFRYLVEKKGFRSFSLELPWSSGVRLNEYVLDGKGDLKDVAREEFQGSYRIWNNQDYLDLIEWMRGYNLRHPNDPVQFMGDDMGYVGPELYKRVTDYVSRRYPQLLERVTGLYRGLAPTTDAGTYSEEYFKLPLAERQERAERTGKVYELLREQRPASGAAKQDHLWMVQHARAIHQMARGMAFDFTDETQSAAMMRLRDQVMAENVDWWHRHTGDRILLSAHNTHVSYDSFDTRYPKTQGAFLRDALDNDYVSIGFSFDQGAFKAFGTEDNVMRTYRVEAAKPGSNEHTLDKARQDDYILDMRTAPALVRAWLDTERVTWNIGAGWPDPVEYRTALGRAHDILIHLHDVAATTYLGDPEQRRTAHRPGPASPEPPLPGDSPALQDAVIGDGDDPARVSSVPVRDPRPSGVADLCADRLEA from the coding sequence ATGACGCGACGCAAAGCAGTGATCATCCCCTCGGTCCTCCTCTCCCTCTGTGCGGTGGCGGTTGCCACTCCGGCCATCGCGGACACCGCGCACGAGTCGTCACCCACCCCGATCCCGGTATCGCCGGTCTCGGCCTCCGGTCAGCACGCGGACAGCGTGGTCGCTGCCATCGAGCGCAGCGCCCACACACTGAGGAGCACGGAGCCGACCGGCAGTCTGCGGGACCTGGACGCGCTGGGGCGAATGGTCCGGAGCGCCGAGGTGGTCGGGCTGGGTGAGGCCACTCATGGTTCGCAGGACTTCTTCCGCATGAAGCACCGCGTCTTCCGCTACCTGGTCGAGAAGAAGGGCTTTCGGTCCTTCTCCCTGGAGCTCCCGTGGAGCAGCGGTGTGCGGCTCAACGAGTACGTGCTGGACGGGAAGGGCGACCTCAAGGACGTAGCGCGAGAGGAGTTCCAGGGTTCCTACCGGATCTGGAACAACCAGGACTACCTCGACCTCATCGAGTGGATGCGCGGCTACAACCTGCGGCACCCGAACGATCCGGTGCAGTTCATGGGCGACGACATGGGCTACGTCGGGCCGGAGCTGTACAAGCGAGTGACCGACTACGTGTCCCGTCGGTACCCGCAGTTGCTGGAGCGCGTCACCGGGCTCTACCGCGGCCTGGCGCCGACCACCGACGCCGGCACCTACAGCGAGGAGTACTTCAAGCTGCCGCTGGCCGAGCGCCAGGAGCGGGCGGAGCGGACCGGGAAGGTGTACGAGCTGCTGCGGGAACAGCGGCCCGCTTCCGGCGCGGCCAAGCAGGACCACCTGTGGATGGTGCAACACGCCAGGGCCATCCACCAGATGGCCAGGGGCATGGCCTTCGACTTCACCGACGAGACCCAGAGCGCCGCGATGATGAGACTCCGTGACCAGGTGATGGCCGAGAACGTGGACTGGTGGCACCGGCACACCGGCGACCGGATCCTGCTTTCGGCACACAACACCCATGTGTCCTACGACTCGTTCGACACCCGGTATCCCAAGACCCAAGGTGCCTTCCTGCGCGATGCGCTGGACAACGACTACGTCAGCATCGGCTTCAGTTTCGACCAGGGTGCGTTCAAGGCCTTCGGCACCGAGGACAACGTGATGCGCACCTACCGCGTGGAGGCCGCGAAACCGGGCTCCAACGAACACACGCTGGACAAGGCCCGCCAGGACGACTACATCCTCGACATGCGCACTGCCCCCGCGCTCGTGCGCGCCTGGCTGGACACGGAACGCGTCACCTGGAACATCGGCGCCGGGTGGCCCGACCCCGTCGAGTACAGGACGGCCCTCGGCCGGGCTCACGACATCCTCATCCACCTGCACGACGTCGCAGCCACCACGTACCTGGGCGACCCTGAGCAGCGACGCACGGCACACCGCCCGGGGCCGGCGTCTCCTGAACCCCCGCTCCCAGGCGATTCCCCGGCGTTGCAGGATGCGGTCATCGGCGACGGGGACGACCCTGCGCGGGTGTCCTCCGTTCCGGTCAGGGATCCTCGCCCGAGCGGGGTTGCCGATCTCTGCGCCGACAGGCTCGAGGCCTGA
- a CDS encoding MMPL family transporter translates to MTVVDHAPNTGAPPSPSGPLGRLGDWTARRFRTVLAGWVIVVGLLGVFAPQVTTALSGAGWQSNGSESVAVRELAQQHFGGTGSTAIQVVVHADRPVTDPAVQTVLTKATKLLTADDRISEVVQPRAGATISRDGRTAVLLGGAEADPDDMVRASDDLKDPLRALSADGITVRATGASVLWSDFNTANLDAMIHAEILSWPVTLVVLVIAFGSLVAAGLPLLLTMAGLAASVGSLVLISHVTPISIWAMDFALMFALALGIDYALFLVIRFRGALARHGDPRRAVQETMDTAGKAVLLSGLTVLVSLSAVMLVPAPAVRTMAVGIMLSVVFVLAATLTLLPAVLGRLGPRVNKLALPRTRTDQVVSPRFGAWGEQLWRHPLRYGVPAVLVLVALAVPVSGLKTAMPSITVVPATDSSRQGYAMAQQALGKGAPGMLQILTPTAQAQATARTLAAADGIAAVLPAQSAADGSHWSLVQAMPSVDPSDGSLRNTVHTLRAELPNQALVGGAAVENIDLKQALDDKAPLVIGVILALGFVLLLVALQAPLIAALGVLTNLLATAAAFGVARLIFQDGHGSWLLGFEPQGFLDGWGPVFFFAMIFAIAMDYTVFLLSSAKEHFEHTGDPRQAMTAALAHSGRVIFAAAGVMVAVFFTFALAEPLPPKEMGIVLGTAVLLDAFLIRLVLLPALLRLTGRAAWWSPARLRKVLPDIRFSHD, encoded by the coding sequence ATGACCGTCGTCGACCACGCCCCGAACACCGGAGCGCCACCCTCTCCGTCCGGCCCGCTGGGGCGCCTCGGCGACTGGACGGCGAGGCGCTTCAGGACTGTCCTGGCGGGGTGGGTGATCGTGGTCGGCCTGCTCGGTGTCTTCGCGCCGCAGGTGACCACCGCGCTGTCCGGTGCGGGCTGGCAGAGCAACGGCTCGGAGTCCGTCGCGGTCCGCGAGCTGGCCCAGCAGCATTTCGGCGGCACCGGCTCCACCGCGATCCAGGTCGTCGTCCACGCCGACCGGCCGGTCACCGATCCCGCCGTGCAGACCGTGCTCACCAAGGCGACCAAGCTGCTGACCGCCGACGACCGGATCTCCGAGGTCGTCCAGCCCCGGGCCGGGGCGACGATCAGCCGGGACGGCAGGACCGCCGTACTGCTCGGCGGCGCCGAGGCCGACCCGGACGACATGGTGCGGGCCTCCGACGACCTCAAGGATCCGCTGCGCGCACTGTCCGCCGACGGCATCACCGTGCGGGCCACCGGGGCGTCCGTCCTGTGGAGCGACTTCAACACCGCCAACCTGGACGCGATGATCCACGCCGAGATCCTGTCCTGGCCGGTCACCCTGGTCGTGCTCGTGATCGCCTTCGGCTCGCTCGTCGCCGCCGGCCTGCCCCTGCTGCTCACCATGGCCGGGCTGGCCGCCTCCGTGGGCTCGTTGGTCCTGATCAGCCATGTCACGCCGATCTCCATCTGGGCCATGGACTTCGCCCTGATGTTCGCCCTGGCGCTCGGTATCGACTACGCGCTCTTCCTCGTCATCCGCTTCCGCGGCGCCCTCGCCCGCCACGGCGACCCCCGCCGAGCGGTGCAGGAGACCATGGACACCGCGGGCAAGGCCGTGCTGCTGTCCGGACTGACCGTGCTCGTCAGCCTGTCCGCCGTGATGCTCGTGCCGGCCCCGGCGGTCCGCACCATGGCCGTCGGCATCATGCTCTCCGTCGTCTTCGTGCTCGCAGCGACGCTGACCCTGCTGCCCGCCGTCCTCGGCAGGCTGGGCCCGCGCGTCAACAAGCTCGCCCTGCCCCGGACCCGCACCGACCAGGTCGTCTCGCCCCGCTTCGGCGCCTGGGGCGAGCAGCTGTGGCGTCACCCGCTGCGCTACGGAGTGCCCGCGGTGCTGGTCCTGGTCGCGCTCGCCGTCCCGGTGTCCGGGCTGAAGACCGCGATGCCGTCCATCACCGTCGTCCCCGCGACCGACAGCTCACGACAGGGCTACGCCATGGCGCAACAGGCCCTCGGCAAGGGCGCCCCCGGCATGCTCCAGATCCTCACGCCCACCGCCCAGGCGCAGGCCACCGCCCGTACTCTCGCCGCCGCTGACGGCATCGCCGCCGTCCTGCCGGCCCAGTCGGCCGCCGACGGCTCGCACTGGAGCCTGGTCCAGGCCATGCCGTCCGTCGACCCCTCCGACGGGTCACTGAGGAACACCGTCCACACCCTCCGGGCCGAACTACCGAACCAGGCACTGGTCGGCGGCGCGGCCGTGGAGAACATCGACCTCAAGCAGGCTCTGGACGACAAGGCCCCGCTGGTCATCGGCGTCATCCTGGCCCTCGGCTTCGTCCTGCTGCTCGTCGCCCTCCAGGCCCCGCTGATCGCGGCCCTCGGGGTGCTGACCAATCTCCTCGCCACTGCCGCCGCCTTCGGCGTCGCCCGGCTGATCTTCCAGGACGGCCACGGCTCGTGGCTGCTCGGCTTCGAACCGCAGGGATTCCTGGACGGCTGGGGTCCGGTCTTCTTCTTCGCGATGATCTTCGCCATCGCCATGGACTACACCGTCTTCCTGCTCTCCTCCGCCAAGGAGCACTTCGAGCACACGGGCGACCCCCGTCAGGCCATGACCGCCGCCCTCGCCCACTCCGGCCGCGTCATCTTCGCGGCAGCGGGCGTCATGGTCGCCGTCTTCTTCACCTTCGCCCTCGCCGAGCCGCTCCCGCCCAAGGAGATGGGCATCGTCCTCGGCACCGCCGTTCTCCTCGACGCCTTCCTCATCCGACTCGTCCTGCTCCCCGCCCTGCTCCGCCTCACCGGCCGTGCCGCGTGGTGGAGCCCCGCACGGCTGCGCAAGGTCCTGCCCGACATCCGTTTCTCCCACGACTGA
- a CDS encoding DUF302 domain-containing protein, giving the protein MSYDRTVSLTSDFATTVDAVREALAAQGFGVLTEIDVKATLKAKLGHDMEDYLILGACNPPLAHRAIEADRAIGLLLPCNVVVRRAGDHTLVQALDPNTMVTLAGLPALEPVAQEAAARLDAALASLA; this is encoded by the coding sequence GTGAGCTATGACCGCACCGTCAGCCTGACCAGCGACTTCGCCACCACGGTCGACGCCGTACGCGAAGCCCTCGCCGCCCAGGGCTTCGGCGTCCTCACCGAGATCGACGTCAAGGCCACCCTCAAGGCCAAGCTCGGCCACGACATGGAGGACTACCTGATCCTCGGCGCCTGCAATCCGCCCCTGGCCCACCGCGCCATCGAAGCCGACCGCGCCATCGGCCTGCTGCTGCCCTGCAACGTCGTCGTGCGCCGAGCGGGCGACCACACGCTCGTCCAGGCCCTGGACCCGAACACCATGGTCACTCTCGCCGGCCTGCCCGCCCTGGAGCCCGTCGCGCAGGAGGCCGCTGCCCGCCTGGACGCCGCCCTCGCCTCGCTCGCCTGA
- a CDS encoding SDR family oxidoreductase, with product MTALKGANVFVTGGSRGIGKALVEELYARGAGKVYATARDPRTVTHPDAVPVALEVTDPASVAAAAAQAQDVTILINNAGASVGASFLDSPVDDVRREFETNFYGPLLLTRAFAPVIEGNGGGHLLNVHSVLSWIALGGSYSASKAALWSQTNSLRLELEPRGITVTGLHVGYVDTDLTAGVDAPKTNPRAVAQLALDGIETGAYEVLADDITRQVKTGLAGDLAGLYPQLAK from the coding sequence ATGACCGCACTCAAGGGCGCCAACGTCTTCGTCACCGGCGGCAGCCGGGGCATCGGCAAGGCGCTGGTGGAGGAGCTGTACGCGCGCGGCGCCGGCAAGGTCTACGCCACGGCCCGCGACCCGCGCACCGTGACGCACCCCGACGCGGTCCCGGTGGCGCTGGAGGTCACCGACCCGGCCTCCGTGGCGGCGGCCGCCGCGCAGGCGCAGGACGTCACCATACTGATCAACAACGCCGGCGCCTCGGTCGGCGCGTCCTTCCTCGACTCCCCGGTCGACGACGTACGCCGGGAGTTCGAGACCAACTTCTACGGCCCGCTCCTTCTCACCCGGGCCTTCGCACCGGTCATCGAAGGCAACGGCGGCGGCCACCTCCTCAACGTGCACTCCGTGCTCTCCTGGATCGCCCTCGGCGGCTCCTACAGCGCCTCCAAGGCCGCCCTGTGGTCACAGACCAACTCCCTGCGCCTGGAACTCGAGCCGCGCGGCATCACCGTCACCGGCCTGCACGTCGGCTACGTGGACACCGACCTGACCGCCGGCGTCGACGCACCCAAGACCAACCCCCGTGCCGTCGCCCAACTCGCCCTCGACGGCATCGAGACGGGCGCCTACGAAGTCCTCGCCGACGACATCACACGCCAGGTCAAGACCGGCCTCGCCGGCGACCTGGCCGGACTGTACCCCCAACTGGCGAAGTAG